One genomic window of Moorella glycerini includes the following:
- a CDS encoding DRTGG domain-containing protein, whose product MRLREIVERLHLQVLAGEKALDREVIGGYCSDLISDFMANGTPGCLWLTLQTHMNVVAVALLTGAAGVVFTGGRGIPPEVCRKAEAEGLPLLQTPHSTFEMAGRLYQLLNEK is encoded by the coding sequence ATGCGCCTTCGGGAAATCGTTGAACGCCTGCATTTACAAGTATTAGCAGGGGAAAAGGCCCTGGACAGGGAAGTTATCGGCGGTTACTGTTCCGACCTGATCAGCGATTTTATGGCCAACGGTACGCCCGGATGTCTCTGGCTAACCCTGCAGACCCATATGAACGTAGTGGCCGTTGCCCTTCTGACCGGAGCAGCGGGGGTGGTATTCACCGGCGGCAGGGGCATTCCGCCGGAGGTTTGCCGCAAGGCCGAGGCAGAAGGCCTTCCCCTTCTGCAAACCCCCCATTCTACTTTTGAAATGGCCGGCCGGCTTTATCAGCTCCTTAATGAGAAGTGA
- a CDS encoding [Fe-Fe] hydrogenase large subunit C-terminal domain-containing protein: MGYFHSVRLEEDKCKGCTNCIKHCPTEAIRVREGKARIIQERCIDCGECIRICPNHAKIAVGDDLTALAAYRYRIALPAPAVVSQFAGQAKLEHILGALKALGFDAIYEVALAAEMVARATRRYLDNYGGKRPLISPACPAVVGLIQVRFPSLVEQILPLVTPVDLAARLARLEGMKATGLPLEAVGTFFISPCPAKITAARQPQGKRVGPDGVIPLATVYGDILKGLSSALPYPSRAGATGYGWGHSGGENASIGGRRLLEVDGIHHVIEVLTRIEAGDFQDIEYIEAQACPGGCVGGALMVQNPYLAKLELRQLVRDLPSRSMDLPVTEKDLRAEPVYPRPALQLDDDLATAIEKMRRLEATQAMLPGLDCGSCGSPSCRALAEDIVQGEAQDTDCVFVLRERVRVLAEEVVELARKLPPSMARPERGDEDAPSGNR; the protein is encoded by the coding sequence GTGGGTTATTTCCATTCCGTTCGCCTGGAAGAGGATAAATGTAAGGGTTGTACCAACTGCATAAAGCACTGCCCGACAGAAGCCATAAGGGTGCGGGAAGGCAAGGCGCGGATTATTCAGGAACGCTGCATCGACTGCGGCGAGTGTATCCGCATTTGTCCCAACCATGCCAAGATCGCCGTAGGCGATGACTTGACGGCCCTGGCCGCTTACAGGTATCGCATTGCCCTGCCCGCCCCGGCCGTGGTTTCCCAGTTTGCCGGTCAGGCTAAACTTGAGCATATTTTGGGAGCCCTAAAGGCTTTAGGATTTGATGCCATTTACGAAGTGGCCCTGGCGGCGGAAATGGTGGCCAGGGCAACCAGACGCTACCTGGATAATTACGGCGGGAAAAGGCCGCTTATTTCCCCGGCCTGCCCGGCAGTAGTAGGCCTAATACAAGTCCGTTTTCCTTCCCTGGTGGAGCAGATTTTGCCCCTGGTCACCCCCGTTGATTTGGCAGCCCGCTTGGCCCGGCTGGAGGGGATGAAAGCCACCGGCCTACCGTTAGAAGCCGTCGGCACCTTCTTTATTTCCCCCTGTCCGGCTAAGATTACGGCGGCGCGCCAGCCCCAGGGAAAAAGGGTAGGTCCCGATGGAGTTATTCCCCTGGCGACCGTTTATGGCGACATACTCAAGGGCCTTTCTTCCGCCCTTCCATATCCCTCCCGCGCCGGGGCAACCGGTTACGGCTGGGGGCACAGCGGCGGCGAAAACGCCAGCATTGGCGGTCGGCGCCTCCTGGAGGTCGATGGCATTCATCACGTTATTGAAGTCTTGACCCGTATAGAAGCGGGCGACTTCCAGGATATTGAATACATCGAGGCCCAGGCCTGTCCGGGTGGATGTGTCGGTGGAGCCCTGATGGTACAAAATCCCTACCTGGCAAAGCTGGAGTTGCGGCAGCTGGTCCGCGACCTACCGTCAAGATCTATGGATCTCCCGGTGACGGAAAAAGACCTGAGGGCGGAGCCGGTTTATCCCCGGCCAGCCCTGCAATTGGACGACGATTTGGCCACCGCTATTGAAAAGATGCGGCGCCTGGAAGCCACACAGGCCATGCTTCCGGGACTGGACTGCGGTTCCTGCGGCTCGCCCAGCTGTCGCGCCCTTGCCGAAGATATCGTCCAGGGTGAGGCCCAGGATACGGACTGCGTTTTCGTACTGCGCGAGCGGGTACGGGTCCTGGCGGAAGAGGTGGTGGAGCTGGCGCGGAAATTGCCGCCGTCCATGGCCCGGCCGGAAAGGGGAGATGAAGATGCGCCTTCGGGAAATCGTTGA
- a CDS encoding ATP-binding protein: MPSLKLSFPVRARDFLAGGNGAAHIRQVLQQVGFPPEIIRRAAIAAYEAEMNIIIHSYGGELKAHITPGAITITAVDDGPGIPDIELAMQEGYSTAPREIQEMGFGAGMGLPNIRRCADELEIKSGAGQGTTVNIIIYNR, encoded by the coding sequence ATGCCGTCCCTCAAGCTGTCATTTCCCGTGCGGGCGCGTGACTTTCTCGCCGGTGGCAACGGGGCGGCACATATCCGGCAGGTACTGCAGCAGGTCGGTTTTCCTCCGGAGATTATACGCAGGGCCGCCATTGCAGCCTATGAAGCTGAAATGAATATCATCATCCACTCCTACGGTGGTGAATTAAAGGCCCATATTACTCCTGGGGCAATTACCATTACCGCCGTTGATGACGGTCCGGGAATACCTGACATCGAACTGGCCATGCAGGAGGGCTATTCTACCGCACCGCGGGAGATCCAGGAGATGGGCTTCGGTGCCGGTATGGGCCTTCCCAATATACGCCGCTGTGCCGACGAACTGGAGATAAAGTCGGGAGCGGGGCAGGGGACAACTGTTAACATAATTATTTATAATCGCTGA